A genome region from Gossypium hirsutum isolate 1008001.06 chromosome A04, Gossypium_hirsutum_v2.1, whole genome shotgun sequence includes the following:
- the LOC107949328 gene encoding calcium-binding protein KRP1, producing the protein MEVVDIAVDFEDYFPSMVESMGAEGFIMELCNGFRLLMDVERGLITFESLKRNSVVLGLNDLRDDEIVCMLSEGDLDGDGALNQVEFCILMFRLSPGLMYNNASKQWVDEYI; encoded by the coding sequence ATGGAAGTGGTGGACATTGCCGTGGATTTCGAGGACTACTTTCCATCGATGGTGGAGAGTATGGGTGCAGAAGGGTTCATAATGGAGTTATGCAATGGGTTCAGGCTGCTGATGGATGTTGAAAGAGGGTTGATCACGTTCGAGAGCTTGAAGAGGAACAGTGTGGTGTTGGGGTTGAACGACTTGAGAGATGATGAGATCGTGTGTATGTTGAGTGAAGGGGATTTGGATGGCGATGGGGCTTTGAACCAGGTTGAGTTCTGTATTCTCATGTTTAGGTTAAGCCCAGGGTTAATGTATAACAATGCCTCTAAGCAATgggttgatgaatatatatga
- the LOC107948631 gene encoding zinc finger protein CONSTANS-LIKE 1 yields the protein MRKCELCGRLARMHCESDQANLCWDCDFKVHGANFLVAKHNRTLLCHVCQSPTPWLASGRNLGSAVSVCDSCVVNGNNKCESSEREYGEEEEEEEEEGDYDNDAVEESGEEEEAEIEDAENQVVPWSGESSPLSISKPITSLKSLSSNEREGGGGGGGNGDGGFGLKRMREDLSSWSDDETGCSSSQVSSRGSSNGEASSSMESSRLLKQPKIAEINQSARNQDHDETKSRSTAIISYLKRLEKHTIANDDDASATITGICRLSRDQSR from the exons atgaggaaGTGTGAACTATGTGGAAGGCTAGCTCGAATGCACTGTGAATCAGATCAAGCAAATTTATGTTGGGACTGTGATTTCAAGGTTCATGGAGCCAATTTCCTCGTAGCTAAGCATAATCGAACCCTCCTTTGCCATGTTTGTCAAAGTCCTACTCCTTGGCTCGCATCTGGTCGGAATCTCGGCTCCGCGGTTTCTGTTTGTGATTCATGCGTTGTAAACGGCAACAATAAGTGTGAGTCATCGGAGAGAGAGTATGGtgaagaggaggaggaagaagaggAGGAGGGAGATTATGATAATGACGCCGTGGAAGAATCGGGGGAGGAAGAGGAGGCCGAGATTGAAGATGCTGAAAATCAGGTGGTTCCATGGTCAGGGGAGTCTTCTCCTCTATCAATCTCTAAGCCGATAACTAGCTTGAAGTCTTTGAGTAGTAATGAACGGGAgggcggcggcggcggcggcggcaATGGTGATGGCGGTTTTGGATTGAAGAGAATGAGAGAAGATCTTAGTTCTTGGTCTGAT GATGAGACTGGGTGCTCCTCATCTCAAGTAAGCTCAAGAGGATCATCCAATGGAGAAGCATCGTCGTCAATGGAATCATCAAGATTATTGAAGCAACCAAAAATAGCTGAAATTAATCAATCAGCTAGGAATCAAGATCATGATGAAACAAAGTCAAGATCAACGGCTATCATCAGTTACTTAAAAAGGCTTGAAAAGCACACGATCGCCAATGATGATGATGCATCAGCCACAATCACAGGAATCTGTAGGTTGAGCAGAGATCAGAGCCGTTAA